From a region of the Nitrospira sp. genome:
- a CDS encoding lipoate--protein ligase family protein: MRALRLLDLTLPFPVENLALDEALLDELDERGGDPVLRFWESSRHFVVLGRASRLIDEVDLAACQGDGIPILRRASGGGTVLQGPGCLSYAFVLPLDLHPELATIRTTNRFILERIATVLRRWEPATTFRGISDLAIGGMKISGNAQRRTRKALLFHGTILYDMHADLIARYLKQPLRQPDYRSDRSHGTFLRTINVPSNTIKQAIAAAWDAESTGDLWPSARMPHTIAAVLARSPEES, translated from the coding sequence ATGCGTGCGCTCCGTTTGCTCGATCTAACCCTCCCCTTTCCCGTTGAGAATCTTGCGCTCGATGAGGCCTTACTGGATGAACTGGATGAGCGGGGCGGGGATCCCGTGCTCCGGTTTTGGGAGAGCAGCCGTCACTTTGTTGTGCTGGGTCGCGCCTCTCGATTAATCGACGAGGTTGACCTAGCCGCCTGCCAAGGGGACGGCATCCCTATCTTGCGGCGCGCGAGCGGCGGGGGGACTGTTTTGCAGGGACCGGGATGCCTCTCGTATGCCTTCGTGCTGCCGCTCGATCTGCATCCTGAGCTCGCGACTATTCGCACCACGAATCGATTCATTCTGGAACGGATCGCCACCGTACTGCGTCGATGGGAGCCTGCCACGACATTCCGAGGCATCAGCGACCTCGCCATCGGCGGGATGAAAATTTCCGGCAACGCGCAACGGCGAACGAGGAAAGCGCTGCTCTTTCATGGCACCATCCTGTATGACATGCACGCGGATCTCATCGCACGATATCTAAAGCAGCCTCTGCGACAACCGGACTACCGTTCGGATCGATCCCATGGCACATTCCTTCGGACGATCAACGTTCCGTCGAACACCATCAAGCAGGCCATTGCCGCTGCCTGGGACGCGGAGTCGACAGGCGACTTGTGGCCCTCCGCCCGCATGCCGCACACCATCGCGGCCGTCCTTGCGCGAAGTCCGGAAGAATCATAG
- a CDS encoding YciI family protein, giving the protein MKFLLLVHHNETMFNRIPEDTRKDMLAESIQLCHQLHDKAQYVHASPLQPEATAAVVQVRDGKQMVTDGPFMETKEQLAGYFLITADDLDSAVRIATQIPGARIGTVEVRPVREISGLPNE; this is encoded by the coding sequence ATGAAATTTCTGCTCCTGGTTCACCACAATGAAACCATGTTCAACAGGATCCCCGAAGACACACGGAAGGACATGCTCGCGGAATCAATCCAGCTCTGCCACCAACTCCACGACAAGGCGCAGTACGTCCATGCCTCACCGTTACAACCAGAGGCCACCGCAGCGGTCGTGCAGGTGCGCGACGGCAAACAGATGGTGACTGACGGGCCGTTCATGGAAACGAAAGAGCAGCTCGCCGGATATTTTCTCATTACGGCTGACGACTTGGATTCGGCCGTTCGTATCGCCACGCAAATACCCGGAGCGCGTATCGGTACGGTCGAGGTGCGGCCGGTCAGAGAGATCTCGGGTCTGCCGAATGAATAG
- a CDS encoding alcohol dehydrogenase catalytic domain-containing protein → MARMQAVQASKPGGEWEVVEREVPEPGPGQVRIKVEACGVCHSDMFVKEGYWPGLQYPRIPGHEVAGRIDKAGPNVTGWKQGRRVGVGWHGGHCGRCESCRGGDFILCRFGQVCGISYDGGWADYLVVPVEAVALLPDELAAEEAAPLLCAGITTFNSLRNSGARAGDLVAVQGIGGLGHLGVQYAAKMGFMTVAIGRGKDKEPLAKRLGAGHYIDAASANPAEALQQLGGARVILATAPDGKGISALLEGLSPSGTLLVVAAPGDPITVNAATLILKRTSIQGWPSGTAKDSEDTLRFSTHAGVRPMIQCYPLARAGEAYQQMMRSEVRFRAVLTMNA, encoded by the coding sequence ATGGCTCGGATGCAAGCGGTACAAGCGAGTAAACCCGGCGGTGAGTGGGAGGTCGTCGAGCGCGAGGTTCCGGAACCCGGTCCAGGGCAGGTTCGAATCAAGGTTGAGGCTTGCGGGGTTTGCCATAGCGACATGTTTGTAAAAGAAGGCTACTGGCCGGGACTTCAATATCCCCGCATTCCCGGCCATGAGGTCGCGGGACGGATCGACAAGGCCGGACCAAACGTCACGGGGTGGAAACAAGGGCGACGGGTCGGAGTCGGATGGCATGGCGGGCACTGCGGCCGTTGCGAATCATGCCGCGGCGGCGATTTCATTCTCTGCCGTTTCGGGCAGGTCTGTGGCATCAGCTACGACGGAGGATGGGCCGACTACCTCGTCGTGCCGGTGGAAGCTGTGGCGCTCTTGCCGGATGAACTGGCGGCGGAGGAGGCCGCCCCACTGCTCTGCGCCGGCATTACCACGTTTAACAGCCTCCGGAACAGTGGAGCGCGAGCCGGTGACCTCGTCGCTGTGCAGGGGATCGGAGGACTGGGACACTTGGGAGTGCAGTATGCAGCCAAGATGGGATTTATGACAGTCGCCATCGGCCGAGGGAAAGACAAGGAACCTCTGGCGAAAAGACTGGGAGCCGGGCATTACATCGATGCGGCCTCGGCCAATCCAGCCGAAGCACTGCAACAACTGGGTGGAGCAAGGGTCATCCTGGCCACAGCTCCTGACGGCAAAGGGATCTCGGCACTATTGGAGGGGTTGAGCCCCAGCGGCACGTTGTTGGTCGTGGCAGCCCCAGGCGACCCCATTACGGTCAACGCCGCCACGCTGATCCTGAAGCGCACCTCCATCCAAGGTTGGCCCTCCGGCACGGCCAAAGATTCCGAGGATACGTTGCGCTTCAGCACACACGCTGGAGTGCGCCCCATGATCCAATGCTACCCACTGGCCCGGGCAGGTGAGGCCTATCAGCAGATGATGAGGAGCGAGGTGCGGTTCCGTGCTGTCCTCACTATGAATGCGTAA
- a CDS encoding helix-turn-helix transcriptional regulator, whose protein sequence is MAKKRTCPAESTVELIGGRWKIVILWYLFRGVKRFSELQRALTGITQKVLTQQLRDMERDGIVTRTVYAQVPPKVEYSITPMGLSLKPVVEAMHQWGVDHRPPE, encoded by the coding sequence ATGGCCAAGAAACGGACATGCCCGGCGGAATCGACGGTCGAACTCATCGGCGGCCGGTGGAAGATCGTCATTCTGTGGTACCTCTTCCGGGGCGTCAAACGCTTTTCCGAGCTGCAACGGGCGCTCACCGGAATTACGCAGAAGGTATTGACGCAACAGCTCAGGGACATGGAGCGGGATGGCATCGTAACACGGACCGTCTACGCCCAAGTTCCTCCCAAAGTCGAGTACTCGATCACGCCCATGGGTTTAAGTCTCAAACCCGTCGTAGAGGCCATGCACCAATGGGGAGTTGATCACAGACCTCCCGAATAA
- a CDS encoding pirin family protein, with protein sequence MIRDTRATKTAVKIRRGQERFHTQAGWLDSRHSFSFSHHYDPTNTHHGLLLVHNDDVVKPNTGFRTHPHRDMEIVTWVLDGELEHKDSEGHSGIIYPGLAQRMSAGTGIWHSEMNPQGEKDVHFIQMWVPPDQESIKPGYEQLDINGQLNKGGLVPIASGRGHQAAISIRQKGAVLWGGKLRPGEAAQVPDAPYIHLFVTKGSAELEGAGHLEAGDEARLTAAGARRLTAGKTHGAEILIWETDRALEV encoded by the coding sequence ATGATCAGAGATACGCGGGCGACGAAGACAGCGGTGAAAATCCGTCGCGGACAGGAACGCTTCCATACTCAAGCAGGCTGGTTGGATTCTCGGCACAGCTTTAGTTTCTCGCATCATTACGATCCGACCAACACGCACCATGGCTTGCTGTTGGTGCACAACGATGATGTGGTCAAGCCGAACACCGGGTTCCGTACTCATCCCCATCGAGACATGGAGATCGTGACCTGGGTTCTGGACGGAGAACTGGAGCATAAGGACTCGGAAGGTCACAGCGGGATCATCTATCCGGGGTTGGCCCAGCGGATGAGCGCCGGAACCGGAATTTGGCACTCCGAGATGAATCCGCAAGGCGAGAAGGACGTCCACTTCATCCAAATGTGGGTGCCACCTGATCAGGAGAGTATAAAGCCTGGCTATGAGCAGCTCGACATCAACGGACAGTTGAACAAAGGAGGGCTCGTTCCAATCGCCTCCGGACGAGGGCACCAAGCCGCCATTTCGATCAGACAGAAAGGAGCCGTGCTGTGGGGCGGAAAGCTTAGGCCCGGAGAGGCAGCGCAGGTTCCCGATGCCCCGTACATTCATCTGTTTGTGACAAAGGGCTCTGCGGAACTGGAAGGCGCAGGGCATTTGGAAGCCGGCGATGAAGCGCGGCTCACCGCAGCCGGAGCCAGACGGCTGACAGCCGGGAAGACTCATGGAGCGGAAATCTTGATCTGGGAGACTGATCGGGCGCTAGAGGTGTGA
- a CDS encoding Na+/H+ antiporter codes for MGGLHQIETIILLLTAVLALTTAAHKLLIPYPILLVIGGLILGLIPGLPAVHLDPDLVFLVFLPPILWAAAYFTSLREFRNNIRPISMLAVGLVLATTAAVAAVAHVALPGIGWAEAIALGAIVSPPDAVSATAIAKRLGIPNRLVTILEGESLVNDATALILYRTAVAAAASGTFILRDTLLQFVLAGLGGILVGLAVGLMARLVLRQLTTDSLTEIAVTLLAPYIAWVMAEQVHSSAVLACVAGGLYLRQHFSADVAPITRIQGRAVWELLVFILNGVIFILIGLQLRTLSETIPADQFAPLAFTGVVISVTVIVVRLLWVPLGAIVPRLVSPSLRRRDPMPPWPHLLIVGWTGMRGIVTLAAALALPVTTTAGTSFPYRAEIILLSFSVILATLVLQGLSLAPLIRALKLEEDRSLEHEEMGARAHAAKAALTRLETFADDDRVMPDHLDRLHTHYQQRLQRYEPTGPVDSDCTNEVAEAFRLLRHETISAERLALIKLRNDGTISDEVLHRLEHELDVESVRLGLGDRRFAG; via the coding sequence ATGGGAGGGTTGCATCAAATTGAGACTATCATTCTCCTACTGACGGCGGTCCTAGCGCTGACGACGGCTGCGCATAAGCTCCTGATTCCGTATCCGATTCTGCTCGTCATCGGCGGTTTGATACTGGGTTTGATACCGGGTCTTCCGGCCGTCCACCTGGATCCCGATCTTGTATTCTTGGTCTTCCTGCCGCCAATCCTCTGGGCGGCCGCTTATTTTACGTCCCTTCGTGAATTTCGAAACAATATCCGCCCGATCTCAATGCTTGCGGTCGGCTTGGTGTTGGCGACGACAGCGGCGGTCGCCGCCGTGGCTCACGTCGCGTTGCCGGGAATAGGCTGGGCGGAAGCTATAGCCCTGGGAGCCATTGTTTCGCCCCCGGATGCAGTCTCGGCAACGGCCATCGCCAAGCGTTTGGGCATCCCCAACCGCCTCGTGACGATTTTGGAAGGCGAAAGCCTGGTGAATGATGCAACCGCGCTGATCCTCTACCGGACCGCCGTTGCGGCAGCGGCAAGCGGAACATTCATCCTTCGCGACACGCTTCTCCAGTTCGTGTTGGCCGGACTCGGTGGCATTCTCGTCGGTCTGGCGGTCGGTCTGATGGCGCGATTGGTCCTTAGACAATTGACGACCGACAGCCTCACCGAAATTGCCGTCACACTGTTGGCCCCCTACATAGCTTGGGTGATGGCCGAACAAGTGCACTCCTCCGCTGTATTGGCCTGCGTCGCTGGCGGGCTGTATCTGCGGCAGCATTTTAGCGCGGACGTAGCGCCAATCACCCGCATTCAAGGACGGGCCGTTTGGGAACTGCTGGTGTTCATCTTGAACGGCGTCATCTTTATTCTTATCGGGCTTCAACTGAGAACGCTGAGCGAGACAATCCCAGCCGATCAGTTTGCACCCCTCGCCTTTACCGGGGTGGTGATCAGCGTCACCGTGATCGTGGTTCGTCTGCTCTGGGTTCCCTTGGGAGCCATCGTGCCGCGACTCGTCAGCCCGTCGCTTCGCCGTCGCGATCCCATGCCGCCATGGCCACATCTGCTGATCGTAGGATGGACCGGGATGCGTGGAATCGTTACGTTGGCGGCCGCTCTTGCATTGCCCGTGACCACAACCGCCGGAACTTCCTTCCCGTACCGAGCGGAAATCATCTTACTCAGCTTCTCGGTGATTCTTGCCACGCTCGTTCTGCAAGGTCTCTCCCTTGCCCCCTTGATCCGCGCCTTGAAACTGGAAGAAGACCGGAGTCTCGAACATGAGGAAATGGGGGCACGCGCGCACGCCGCTAAAGCCGCATTGACTCGTTTGGAGACATTCGCCGATGATGATCGAGTCATGCCGGATCACCTTGACCGGTTGCACACACATTATCAGCAACGGCTTCAACGCTATGAGCCGACCGGTCCGGTTGATTCCGATTGCACCAACGAAGTGGCTGAGGCGTTTCGACTGCTCCGGCATGAAACCATAAGCGCCGAACGACTCGCGTTGATCAAGCTGCGCAATGATGGCACCATCAGCGACGAGGTGCTGCACCGATTGGAACATGAGCTCGATGTAGAATCGGTCCGCCTGGGCTTGGGAGATCGGCGCTTTGCCGGCTGA
- a CDS encoding DUF5069 domain-containing protein, producing the protein MRTDLEKVKALAKDLRKGYPRSPREKLGGYVIAARSVDKCRAFLLGMNGEYNYWPCSLAGQWFAFTGITPEQLKDVVATGAADSELADWIGKHSKVQNPDDVLKWNNKMRDMRLSEMTLQAQEYLEDYIPKFVPSHRPVYVWFDVYDLEEKRM; encoded by the coding sequence ATGAGGACCGATCTTGAGAAAGTAAAGGCGCTGGCCAAAGATCTTCGCAAAGGCTATCCCCGCAGTCCGCGCGAAAAGCTCGGCGGCTACGTGATCGCGGCCCGTTCCGTCGACAAGTGCCGGGCGTTCTTGCTGGGCATGAACGGCGAATACAACTATTGGCCCTGCTCATTGGCCGGACAGTGGTTTGCGTTCACCGGCATCACGCCGGAGCAGCTCAAAGACGTCGTCGCGACAGGAGCCGCAGATAGCGAACTGGCCGACTGGATCGGCAAGCACTCCAAAGTGCAGAATCCCGATGACGTTCTGAAATGGAACAACAAGATGCGCGACATGCGGCTCAGCGAGATGACGCTCCAGGCGCAAGAGTATTTGGAGGACTACATCCCCAAGTTTGTCCCCAGCCATCGCCCTGTCTATGTCTGGTTCGATGTATACGACTTGGAAGAAAAGCGGATGTAA
- a CDS encoding sigma 54-interacting transcriptional regulator, with the protein MNERLPGAIIGSEPAQYRALLEVTESIAVHHDLAGLFRDLLQRLPRIITCSSISMALHNPDRNTLQMHILEHVGPGPLAPGMEQPVEDVPGGWVLQHQEPLVCTNVDQETRFPKVMPMVRLAGIKSFCVVPLTTARRRLGAMGVGSKEEHHYEGAELDFLQQVAKQVAVAVENTLNFERAHQAEEDARRRFERERLMLEINNAVVSQLDLRELVRVISSSLCEALEINAVGLSLYEPESACFRVYYYDLPDTIPPMEAGATIPAEGSIGGLALTSGRPILINRASEAEAFPESKRRFYDHGFNAGGCVPLIMQGRKLGVLGLLSFREDAFPKESQQLLCQIADQIAIATENALSFERAHQAEEEAQRRFERERLMLEINNAVVSQLDLGELLKSISACLHRVIPHDLAAFCIYDAATNQLRGHSLDFPSNQGFGGIGDPIPLEGTPEGMAFTSQKPVLIKKLSLVEFSAEVVKRGAAAGLKSGCAVPLLAHGRALGTLSVVSLSENAFSEQDAELLGNIGTQVAIAVENTLNFESAQAAKRQFMKERDRLRLLIDVANNLTSNLELRDLLQATVAGVRRVMQCDLVTVHLPNPERTQLQTYVMDFFDSRWTLPDNQWQPVEGTLEGKVFRSGTPIVAARLDSSEFPREAKVLQDLGIVGGCIVPLLHRGQVLGNMGLGRKEEIAYTAEEVDFLMQFGTQVAIAIENAVAYGQIADLKDKLAQEKLYLEDEIRSDFEEIVGESAPIKQVLKQVGIVAPTDSTVLILGETGTGKELLARAIHDRSKRREGTFVKLNCAAIPTGLLESELFGHEKGAFTGAIATKVGRFELADGGTLFLDEVGDIPLELQSKLLRVLQEQEFERLGSTRTIKVKVRLLAATNRDLLEMVEQKQFRSDLYYRLNVFPIVSPSLRERAGDIPLLVRYFTQRLSRQMEKRVERIPSDTMDALCRYRWPGNVRELENLIERAVILSQGTELTVPLGELKIAARESPSAVATLHEAERDHILRALQESNWVIAGPSGAATLLGMKRSTLQSKMIKLGISRRP; encoded by the coding sequence ATGAATGAGCGATTACCAGGGGCCATCATCGGATCTGAGCCGGCTCAGTATCGCGCCCTCCTCGAAGTTACAGAGTCCATCGCGGTACACCACGACTTGGCCGGGCTGTTCCGCGATCTTCTCCAACGCCTGCCTCGAATCATCACTTGCTCATCCATTTCCATGGCGTTGCATAACCCTGATCGTAATACGCTGCAGATGCATATCCTTGAGCACGTGGGACCAGGCCCGCTCGCTCCAGGAATGGAACAACCCGTCGAGGATGTTCCAGGTGGGTGGGTCTTGCAACATCAGGAGCCTCTTGTCTGCACGAACGTCGACCAAGAAACTCGATTTCCCAAAGTGATGCCGATGGTTCGGCTGGCTGGCATCAAATCGTTCTGCGTGGTTCCGCTCACAACCGCACGCCGACGGCTAGGCGCGATGGGAGTTGGGAGCAAGGAGGAACATCACTATGAAGGAGCGGAGCTCGACTTCCTGCAACAGGTCGCCAAGCAAGTCGCCGTTGCGGTTGAAAACACTCTGAACTTCGAGCGTGCGCACCAGGCAGAGGAGGACGCGAGACGCAGGTTCGAGCGTGAGCGGCTGATGTTGGAAATCAATAACGCTGTCGTCTCGCAACTCGATTTGCGAGAACTGGTACGGGTCATTTCTTCTTCCCTCTGCGAAGCTTTAGAAATCAATGCCGTGGGCCTCTCGCTTTATGAGCCAGAGTCGGCGTGTTTTCGAGTCTATTATTACGACTTGCCGGATACGATACCGCCGATGGAAGCAGGGGCGACGATTCCGGCCGAAGGCAGCATCGGCGGCCTGGCTCTCACTTCGGGCCGACCCATCCTCATCAATCGCGCTAGTGAGGCAGAGGCCTTCCCTGAATCCAAACGACGTTTTTATGATCACGGGTTCAATGCCGGCGGCTGTGTGCCGCTGATCATGCAGGGCCGCAAACTCGGCGTGCTGGGTCTTCTCAGTTTTCGGGAGGACGCGTTCCCTAAAGAAAGTCAGCAGTTGCTCTGTCAGATCGCAGACCAGATTGCCATTGCGACGGAAAATGCGCTGAGCTTCGAACGTGCACACCAGGCAGAGGAGGAGGCACAACGCCGATTTGAGCGTGAGCGGCTCATGTTGGAAATAAACAACGCTGTGGTCTCGCAACTCGATTTGGGAGAACTTCTCAAGTCGATCTCAGCGTGCCTCCATCGCGTCATCCCTCACGATCTCGCAGCATTTTGTATTTATGATGCCGCCACCAACCAGCTGCGAGGCCATTCATTGGATTTCCCGAGCAATCAAGGGTTTGGTGGGATCGGCGATCCTATTCCGCTAGAAGGAACCCCGGAAGGGATGGCATTCACTTCTCAAAAGCCGGTTCTTATCAAGAAATTGAGCCTTGTAGAGTTTTCTGCGGAGGTCGTCAAACGGGGGGCAGCTGCAGGATTAAAATCCGGCTGTGCGGTTCCCCTCCTTGCGCACGGGCGAGCATTGGGTACGCTCAGCGTGGTGAGTCTTAGCGAGAATGCGTTCAGCGAGCAAGATGCAGAGTTGCTCGGCAATATCGGGACGCAGGTCGCGATCGCGGTCGAGAACACGTTGAATTTCGAGAGCGCACAGGCTGCGAAACGGCAATTCATGAAAGAACGCGATCGGCTGCGGTTGCTCATCGACGTGGCGAACAATTTGACGTCCAACTTGGAACTTCGCGATCTCCTTCAAGCGACCGTGGCCGGTGTCCGCCGGGTCATGCAATGCGATCTCGTGACAGTTCATCTGCCTAATCCGGAACGGACTCAGCTTCAAACGTACGTCATGGATTTTTTCGACAGCCGCTGGACCCTGCCGGACAACCAGTGGCAACCCGTGGAGGGGACACTTGAAGGCAAGGTGTTTCGGTCAGGGACACCTATAGTCGCTGCCCGGCTTGACTCAAGCGAGTTTCCGAGGGAGGCAAAAGTTCTGCAGGACCTGGGGATCGTCGGCGGCTGTATCGTACCTCTGCTCCACCGTGGGCAAGTCCTCGGAAATATGGGATTGGGGAGAAAGGAGGAGATCGCCTACACGGCGGAGGAGGTCGATTTCTTGATGCAGTTCGGCACGCAAGTGGCCATTGCAATTGAGAATGCCGTCGCGTATGGCCAGATTGCCGACTTGAAGGATAAGCTTGCGCAGGAGAAGCTCTATCTCGAAGATGAGATTCGAAGCGATTTTGAAGAGATCGTCGGCGAGAGCGCTCCAATCAAGCAGGTACTAAAGCAGGTGGGAATTGTGGCGCCCACCGATTCCACGGTCCTGATTCTGGGCGAGACCGGTACAGGCAAGGAATTGCTCGCCCGAGCCATCCATGATCGGAGCAAGCGGCGGGAAGGAACCTTCGTCAAGCTGAACTGCGCGGCAATTCCCACGGGATTACTCGAAAGTGAGTTATTCGGTCACGAGAAAGGCGCCTTTACCGGAGCAATTGCCACGAAAGTCGGGCGATTCGAACTCGCGGACGGTGGAACCCTATTTCTCGATGAGGTGGGAGACATTCCCCTGGAACTGCAGTCGAAGCTGCTTCGCGTCCTGCAGGAACAGGAATTTGAACGACTCGGCAGCACGAGAACCATTAAAGTCAAGGTCCGGTTGCTTGCAGCCACCAACCGCGATCTTCTGGAGATGGTGGAGCAGAAGCAGTTTCGCAGCGATCTCTATTACCGCCTGAATGTGTTTCCTATCGTGAGTCCTTCGCTTCGTGAGCGAGCCGGAGATATTCCACTCCTCGTCCGCTACTTTACGCAGCGGCTCTCACGCCAAATGGAAAAGCGCGTCGAACGGATTCCCTCCGATACGATGGATGCCCTCTGTCGGTATCGTTGGCCAGGCAACGTTCGTGAACTGGAAAATCTCATCGAGCGCGCCGTGATTCTCTCCCAAGGCACCGAGTTGACCGTCCCGCTTGGTGAACTCAAGATTGCAGCACGCGAGAGTCCGTCAGCGGTTGCGACGCTGCACGAGGCGGAACGCGATCATATTCTGCGTGCCCTCCAGGAATCCAATTGGGTGATAGCCGGTCCATCCGGTGCAGCGACCCTGCTCGGCATGAAGCGATCCACTCTCCAATCGAAGATGATCAAGCTCGGAATCTCTCGCCGGCCCTAG
- a CDS encoding DUF3313 domain-containing protein yields MVPTQMMLFGALAVLTTGCVSTMHARDVQQHGPITEHQALLTDVKDDRAALKGYRNPVANWRAYDKILIEPVVISDDFVSTLNAEQRDDLKKLTESFYAKLRENLSKQYQITDTPTAGTMRYRVSITHAEQSWMTLAVLTKAVWQLQAANTLWAVTRGKPAFAGEVTAEFTITDAVTGELLEVGVDRRVGGQNLLDREVFNSWGDVKNSLNYWADSSAYRLCGTRGDANCVEPKAGWMDILHF; encoded by the coding sequence ATGGTTCCCACACAGATGATGCTCTTCGGTGCGTTGGCGGTACTCACGACAGGTTGCGTCTCCACCATGCATGCACGCGACGTTCAACAACACGGTCCCATCACTGAACATCAGGCGCTGCTTACCGATGTGAAGGACGATCGTGCCGCACTCAAGGGATACCGCAACCCGGTGGCCAACTGGCGCGCATACGACAAGATTCTCATTGAGCCGGTCGTGATCAGTGACGACTTCGTGTCGACACTCAACGCCGAACAACGCGACGACCTCAAGAAATTAACAGAGAGTTTTTACGCCAAACTCCGAGAGAATCTGTCGAAGCAATATCAAATAACCGACACGCCTACCGCCGGCACCATGCGATATCGTGTGTCGATTACGCACGCCGAGCAATCTTGGATGACGCTAGCCGTACTCACCAAAGCCGTCTGGCAACTCCAAGCAGCGAATACCTTGTGGGCGGTGACACGGGGGAAACCTGCATTCGCAGGAGAAGTCACGGCCGAGTTCACAATCACCGACGCCGTCACGGGAGAATTACTCGAAGTGGGAGTGGACCGGCGAGTCGGCGGGCAAAACCTGCTCGATAGAGAAGTGTTCAATTCATGGGGCGATGTAAAAAACAGCCTAAATTATTGGGCTGACTCCTCCGCTTATCGGCTCTGCGGCACCCGTGGTGACGCGAACTGTGTCGAGCCAAAGGCCGGCTGGATGGACATACTTCATTTCTGA
- a CDS encoding TerB family tellurite resistance protein, protein MELKMPNHEQAYWGLRAMKTIAMADGVLNESERHMLSSVQQVIGTTYDIEELIPITPMELAQALPDPQLRKQLVQGLIVVSLIDGKPDEAEVNLVEQFAQELEVSALEIKNLRHVLNREIVQLRLDLVRRFWLRPKINELWNKEGIKGLYKFVRGMMGKYENKELAARYQALEHYPTGSLGRSYYEYCRTNGFPLPGEKGGSPEQILFHDCAHVLSGYGTAPEEEVQVACFSAGFQRREPWLFVFFVLLQFHVGIRMTPITTARTGMFDPLKAMVAVRRGAAMNIDLNNGWDYWPVMGEQVEELRRRYNILPIEAFMPAKQQMVGSAA, encoded by the coding sequence ATGGAACTGAAAATGCCGAATCATGAACAAGCGTACTGGGGGTTGCGCGCCATGAAAACGATTGCCATGGCGGACGGAGTGCTGAATGAATCCGAGCGACACATGCTGTCATCAGTCCAGCAGGTCATCGGTACGACCTATGACATCGAGGAATTGATTCCCATTACACCCATGGAACTGGCCCAGGCGCTTCCCGATCCCCAACTGAGAAAACAACTGGTGCAGGGATTGATCGTGGTGTCCCTGATCGACGGAAAACCGGATGAGGCGGAGGTCAATCTGGTCGAGCAATTTGCGCAGGAACTGGAGGTCAGCGCTCTCGAGATCAAGAACCTTCGGCATGTCCTGAACCGAGAGATTGTTCAATTGCGCCTCGATCTGGTGCGCCGGTTCTGGTTGCGGCCAAAAATCAATGAGCTCTGGAACAAGGAGGGGATCAAGGGGCTCTACAAGTTCGTCCGCGGGATGATGGGAAAGTATGAGAACAAGGAGTTGGCTGCCCGCTACCAAGCCCTGGAACACTATCCAACCGGTTCCCTGGGACGTTCGTACTATGAGTATTGCCGGACGAACGGTTTTCCCTTACCGGGGGAAAAGGGTGGCTCGCCTGAACAGATCCTCTTTCATGACTGCGCTCATGTCTTGTCCGGTTATGGAACGGCTCCGGAAGAAGAGGTCCAGGTCGCCTGCTTCAGCGCAGGTTTTCAACGGCGTGAGCCCTGGCTATTCGTCTTCTTCGTTTTGCTGCAATTTCACGTCGGCATCCGCATGACGCCCATTACCACGGCACGGACAGGCATGTTCGATCCGTTGAAGGCCATGGTCGCCGTCCGCCGTGGGGCAGCGATGAATATCGATCTCAATAACGGCTGGGATTACTGGCCCGTGATGGGTGAACAGGTCGAAGAGCTTCGCCGACGATATAACATTCTGCCGATTGAAGCGTTCATGCCGGCCAAGCAACAGATGGTCGGGAGCGCGGCATAG